A stretch of the Cottoperca gobio chromosome 2, fCotGob3.1, whole genome shotgun sequence genome encodes the following:
- the LOC115021310 gene encoding RCC1 and BTB domain-containing protein 1-like isoform X1, whose translation MERCFSVGRDGSAPCSPPPPASPPPPPPDALLSPRHTPPIPPSSPTSALTPPPPRPERLSFVGAMVDVSNWPLFSLLSTEELATVRQACVFGTSANEAIYITHANEVFVFGLNSSSCLGTGDSLSTIVPKKLDFLRGKKVVSLSYGSGPHVLLATEDGQLFAWGHNGYSQLGNGNTNQALSPLLVTANPQNKKVREVACGSHHSMALTQDGEVFAWGYNNCGQIGSGSTANQPYPRKVTGCLQGKIAIGITCGQTSSMALIDNGEVYGWGYNGNGQLGIGNNGNQLTPCRLSALQGLCMQQIVSGYSHCLALTDEGLLYAWGANTYGQLGTGNKSNHLSPVQIMADKERIVEVAACHSTHTSAAKTQSGQVYMWGHCRGQSIVMPHLTHFINTDDVFACFGTPSVMWRLMSLDHDDFLTVAEALRKEFDSPETADLKFSVDGKCIHVHKAVLKIRCEHFRSMFRSQWTEDQQDVIEIGQFSYPVYRSFLQFLYTDTVDLPPEDAIGLLDLATSYCENRLKRLCQQIIKRGITVENAFTLLSAAIRYDAEDLEVFCFRFCVNHLTQVTQTGAFWQVDGAMLKEFIRRASRCGAFKN comes from the exons ATGGAGCGATGCTTTAG TGTCGGCAGGGATGGTTCTGCTCCTTGCTCCCCACCTCCTCCAgcatcacctcctcctcctcctcctgacgCCCTCCTTTCTCCTCGCCACACCCCTCccattcctccctcctctcccacgTCAGCCctgactcctcctcctcctcgaccAGAAAGGCTGAGCTTTGTAGGAGCCATGGTGGACGTCAGTAACTGGCCCTTGTTCTCTCTGTTGAGCACTGAGGAACTAGCCACAGTTCGACAGGCCTGTGTCTTCGGAACCTCTGCTAATGAAGCCATCTACATCACACATGCCAATGag GTATTTGTGTTTGGGTTGAACAGCAGTAGCTGCCTTGGTACAGGAGACAGTCTGAGCACCATCGTGCCAAAGAAGCTGGACTTCCTGCGAGGGAAGAAGGTAGTCAGCCTGAGCTATGGAAGCGGGCCTCATGTCCTATTGGCTACAGAGG ATGGACAGCTGTTCGCTTGGGGGCACAATGGCTACAGTCAGCTGGGGAATGGGAATACCAACCAAGCACTGTCCCCGTTGCTGGTCACCGCCAACCCACAGAACAAGAAAGTGAGAGAAGTGGCGTGCGGCTCGCATCACTCCATGGCCCTCACTCAGGATGGAGAG GTTTTTGCATGGGGTTATAATAACTGTGGCCAGATTGGCTCGGGCTCCACAGCCAACCAGCCTTACCCCAGGAAAGTCACAGGCTGCCTGCAGGGCAAGATTGCGATTGGCATCACATGTGGACAGACCTCCTCCATGGCTCTGATTGACAACGGAGAG GTTTATGGCTGGGGCTACAATGGTAATGGACAGCTGGGTATTGGGAACAATGGAAACCAGCTGACGCCTTGCCGCCTCTCTGCACTCCAGGGTCTGTGTATGCAACAG ATTGTATCAGGCTACAGCCACTGCCTGGCACTGACGGATGAAGGCCTGCTGTACGCCTGGGGGGCAAATACCTACGGTCAACTGGGAACTGGCAACAAGAGCAACCACCTCAGCCCCGTACAAATCATGGCCGACAAGGAGAG GATTGTGGAGGTTGCAGCGTGCCATTCAACTCACACTTCAGCAGCCAAGACCCAAAGCGGGCAG GTGTATATGTGGGGTCATTGTCGCGGTCAGTCCATCGTCATGCCACACCTCACGCACTTCATCAACACAGACGACGTCTTCGCCTGCTTCGGCACGCCCTCCGTCATGTGGAGGCTCATGTCTTTgg ATCATGATGACTTCCTGACTGTTGCCGAGGCTCTGAGGAAAGAGTTCGACAGTCCAGAAACGGCCGACCTTAAATTCAGCGTCGACGGCAAGTGCATTCACGTTCACAAAGCCGTGCTGAAGatcag GTGTGAGCACTTCCGGTCCATGTTTCGCTCCCAGTGGACGGAGGATCAGCAGGACGTGATCGAGATCGGACAGTTCTCTTACCCCGTCTACAGATCCTTCCTGCAGTTTCTCTACACGGACACTGTTGACCTTCCACCGGAAGACGCCATCG gcCTGTTGGACCTGGCCACCTCTTACTGTGAGAACCGGCTGAAACGTCTGTGTCAGCAGATCATCAAGAGAGGGATCACCGTCGAGAACGCATTCACGCTGCTGTCTGCCGCCATACGATACGACGCTGAG GACCTGgaagtgttttgtttcaggTTTTGCGTAAACCATCTGACTCAAGTGACTCAGACCGGAGCCTTCTGGCAAGTGGACGGCGCGATGCTCAAGGAGTTTATCAGAAGAGCTAGCCGCTGTGGCGCCTTCAAGAACTGA
- the LOC115021310 gene encoding RCC1 and BTB domain-containing protein 1-like isoform X2, translating into MVDVSNWPLFSLLSTEELATVRQACVFGTSANEAIYITHANEVFVFGLNSSSCLGTGDSLSTIVPKKLDFLRGKKVVSLSYGSGPHVLLATEDGQLFAWGHNGYSQLGNGNTNQALSPLLVTANPQNKKVREVACGSHHSMALTQDGEVFAWGYNNCGQIGSGSTANQPYPRKVTGCLQGKIAIGITCGQTSSMALIDNGEVYGWGYNGNGQLGIGNNGNQLTPCRLSALQGLCMQQIVSGYSHCLALTDEGLLYAWGANTYGQLGTGNKSNHLSPVQIMADKERIVEVAACHSTHTSAAKTQSGQVYMWGHCRGQSIVMPHLTHFINTDDVFACFGTPSVMWRLMSLDHDDFLTVAEALRKEFDSPETADLKFSVDGKCIHVHKAVLKIRCEHFRSMFRSQWTEDQQDVIEIGQFSYPVYRSFLQFLYTDTVDLPPEDAIGLLDLATSYCENRLKRLCQQIIKRGITVENAFTLLSAAIRYDAEDLEVFCFRFCVNHLTQVTQTGAFWQVDGAMLKEFIRRASRCGAFKN; encoded by the exons ATGGTGGACGTCAGTAACTGGCCCTTGTTCTCTCTGTTGAGCACTGAGGAACTAGCCACAGTTCGACAGGCCTGTGTCTTCGGAACCTCTGCTAATGAAGCCATCTACATCACACATGCCAATGag GTATTTGTGTTTGGGTTGAACAGCAGTAGCTGCCTTGGTACAGGAGACAGTCTGAGCACCATCGTGCCAAAGAAGCTGGACTTCCTGCGAGGGAAGAAGGTAGTCAGCCTGAGCTATGGAAGCGGGCCTCATGTCCTATTGGCTACAGAGG ATGGACAGCTGTTCGCTTGGGGGCACAATGGCTACAGTCAGCTGGGGAATGGGAATACCAACCAAGCACTGTCCCCGTTGCTGGTCACCGCCAACCCACAGAACAAGAAAGTGAGAGAAGTGGCGTGCGGCTCGCATCACTCCATGGCCCTCACTCAGGATGGAGAG GTTTTTGCATGGGGTTATAATAACTGTGGCCAGATTGGCTCGGGCTCCACAGCCAACCAGCCTTACCCCAGGAAAGTCACAGGCTGCCTGCAGGGCAAGATTGCGATTGGCATCACATGTGGACAGACCTCCTCCATGGCTCTGATTGACAACGGAGAG GTTTATGGCTGGGGCTACAATGGTAATGGACAGCTGGGTATTGGGAACAATGGAAACCAGCTGACGCCTTGCCGCCTCTCTGCACTCCAGGGTCTGTGTATGCAACAG ATTGTATCAGGCTACAGCCACTGCCTGGCACTGACGGATGAAGGCCTGCTGTACGCCTGGGGGGCAAATACCTACGGTCAACTGGGAACTGGCAACAAGAGCAACCACCTCAGCCCCGTACAAATCATGGCCGACAAGGAGAG GATTGTGGAGGTTGCAGCGTGCCATTCAACTCACACTTCAGCAGCCAAGACCCAAAGCGGGCAG GTGTATATGTGGGGTCATTGTCGCGGTCAGTCCATCGTCATGCCACACCTCACGCACTTCATCAACACAGACGACGTCTTCGCCTGCTTCGGCACGCCCTCCGTCATGTGGAGGCTCATGTCTTTgg ATCATGATGACTTCCTGACTGTTGCCGAGGCTCTGAGGAAAGAGTTCGACAGTCCAGAAACGGCCGACCTTAAATTCAGCGTCGACGGCAAGTGCATTCACGTTCACAAAGCCGTGCTGAAGatcag GTGTGAGCACTTCCGGTCCATGTTTCGCTCCCAGTGGACGGAGGATCAGCAGGACGTGATCGAGATCGGACAGTTCTCTTACCCCGTCTACAGATCCTTCCTGCAGTTTCTCTACACGGACACTGTTGACCTTCCACCGGAAGACGCCATCG gcCTGTTGGACCTGGCCACCTCTTACTGTGAGAACCGGCTGAAACGTCTGTGTCAGCAGATCATCAAGAGAGGGATCACCGTCGAGAACGCATTCACGCTGCTGTCTGCCGCCATACGATACGACGCTGAG GACCTGgaagtgttttgtttcaggTTTTGCGTAAACCATCTGACTCAAGTGACTCAGACCGGAGCCTTCTGGCAAGTGGACGGCGCGATGCTCAAGGAGTTTATCAGAAGAGCTAGCCGCTGTGGCGCCTTCAAGAACTGA
- the cdadc1 gene encoding cytidine and dCMP deaminase domain-containing protein 1, with translation MEGSDTWNRADPGQSMPDRDMRDSSTQTDCRLQGHGPRLSKVNLFTLLSLWMELFPQEQPEEDDPSEIRGVGLVVVRDSKVVGLHCSGPELHAGQAAIIQHGTSLADCHLYFSRRPCATCLKMIINAGVSQISFWPGDPEVSMLRSASANHSSPHSPPDSITQEAALDAVAMEKLKSNSRPHICVLLQPLAPSLAQFVDETSRECDFMERMSDDEPGLNTEELFNRERTRHLKDFSTRLLVKTSLQHREILTHMGLENFCVEPYFSNLRHNMRELVEVLAAVAAGVPQQQYGFYREQHSTPEPSAAKSLLPPRHEGLSQEVARHCIIQARLLAYRTEDPKVGVGAVIWAKGPSAGSDGTGSLYLVGCGYNAYPEGSQYAEYPQMDTKQEDRQRRKYRYIVHAEQNALTFRTRQVKPEEPTMLFVTKCPCDECLPLIRGAGITHIYSSDQDRDKAKGEISYLRFSSLKNISKFIWQRSPSASSPHHANGYAGKHSREAEQESHSNKKLCTHRSNEAPVN, from the exons ATGGAAGGAAGCGATACATGGAACCGAGCCGATCCGGGCCAGTCCATGCCAGATCGAGATATGAGAGACAGTAGCACCCAGACTGACTGCAGACTACAAG GTCATGGCCCCCGGTTATCAAAGGTAAACCTGTTTACCTTGTTGAGTTTATGGATGGAGCTGTTTCCACAGGAGCAACCTGAAGAAGATGACCCTAGTGAG ATCCGTGGGGTGGGTCTGGTGGTGGTGCGGGACAGTAAGGTGGTGGGACTCCACTGTTCAGGACCTGAGCTCCATGCAGGACAGGCAGCCATCATCCAACACGGCACCTCCCTGGCTGATTGCCACTTGTACTTCTCTAGAAGACCCTGCGCCACCTGCCTCAAGATGATCATCAACG CTGGAGTCAGTCAGATCTCCTTTTGGCCCGGAGACCCTGAGGTCAGCATGTTGAGGTCCGCCTCTGCCAACCATTCGAGCCCCCACAGTCCACCTGACAGCATCACGCAGGAGGCGGCACTGGACGCCGTGGCAATGGAGAAGCTGAAGTCCAACAGCCGTCCTCACATCTGCGTGCTGCTGCAGCCGCTGGCGCCTAGCCTGGCGCAATTTGTTGACGAGACGTCCAGAGAGTGTGACTTCATGGAGAGAATGAGTGACGATGAGCCGGGGCTGAACACAGAGGAACTCTTCAACAG AGAGCGGACGAGACACCTGAAGGATTTCTCCACACGGCTCCTCGTCAAGACGTCTCTGCAGCACCGGGAGATTTTGACCCACATGGGTCTGGAGAACTTCTGCGTGGAGCCGTACTTCTCCAACCTGAGACACAACATGAGGGAGCTGGTGGAGGTTCTGGCTGCAGTGGCTGCCGGGGTGCCACAGCAACAGTACGGCTTCTACAG AGAACAGCATTCAACCCCGGAGCCATCAGCAGCCAAGTCCTTGCTGCCGCCTCGTCACGAGGGACTGTCTCAAGAAGTGGCTCGCCATTGCATCATCCAGGCCAGGCTGCTGGCCTACAGAACAG AGGATCCTAAAGTGGGCGTGGGCGCCGTCATCTGGGCCAAAGGACCGTCG GCTGGCAGTGATGGGACGGGGAGTCTGTACCTGGTGGGTTGCGGGTACAACGCCTACCCAGAAGGCTCACAGTACGCAGAATACCCCCAGATGGACACCAAACAGGAGGACCGACAGAGACGCAAATACAGATACATTGTCCACGCAGAGCAGAATGCACTAACCTTCAG gACTCGACAAGTCAAACCGGAGGAGCCCACCATGCTGTTTGTGACGAAATGTCCGTGTGATGAGTGCCTCCCTCTGATCCGAGGAGCCGGCATCACACACATCTACAGCAGCGACCAGGACAGGGACAAGGCCAAGGGAGAGATCTCCTACCTGAGGTTCAGCAGCCTGAAGAACATCAGCAAGTTCATA TGGCAGAGGAGCCCTTCAGCGTCCTCTCCTCACCACGCCA ATGGTTACGCCGGGAAGCACAGCAGGGAGGCTGAGCAGGAGAGCCACAGCAACAAGAAGCTGTGCACCCACAGATCCAACGAGGCGCCCGTCAACTGA
- the cab39l gene encoding calcium-binding protein 39-like — MPLFGKSHKSPADIVRTLKENLAILIKQDKKTDKASEEVSKCLVSMKEILYGSNDKEPHTETVAQLAQELYNSGLLLSLVENLQVIEFEGKKDVCQIFNNILRRQIGTRSPTVEYFCSHQEVLFILLKGYETSQVALNCGIMLRECIRHEPLAKIVLQSDEFNSFFNYVEMSTFDIASDAFATFKDLLTRHKVLVAEYLEQNYDSVFADYEKLLHSENYVTKRQSLKLLGELLLDRHNFTVMTRYISKPENLKLMMNLLRDKSPNIQFEAFHVFKVFVANPNKTQPIIDILLKNQTKLIDFLSNFQKDRTDDEQFNDEKTYLIKQIRDLKKPAS; from the exons ATGCCGCTGTTTGGTAAATCCCACAAGAGTCCGGCGGACATCGTCAGGACCCTGAAGGAAAACCTGGCCATCCTGATCAAACAGGATAAGAAGACAGACAAg GCGTCTGAGGAGGTGTCGAAGTGTTTGGTGTCCATGAAGGAGATTCTGTACGGCAGCAACGATAAGGAGCCTCACACTGAGACGGTGGCCCAGCTGGCCCAGGAGCTGTACAACAGCGGCCTGCTGCTGTCTCTGGTAGAAAACCTGCAGGTCATAGAATTTGAG GGGAAGAAGGATGTGTGTCAGATCTTCAACAACATCCTGAGGAGGCAGATTGGGACGAGGAGCCCCACCGTCGAATATTTCTGTTCCCACCAAGAGGTGCTCTTCATCCTGCTGAAAGG GTACGAGACGTCCCAGGTAGCGTTGAATTGTGGGATCATGCTGAGGGAGTGCATCCGTCACGAGCCGCTCGCCAAGATAGTTCTCCAGTCGGATGAGTTCAACAGTTTCTTCAACTACGTGGAGATGTCCACCTTCGACATCGCCTCCGACGCCTTCGCCACGTTCAAG GATCTCCTAACAAGACACAAAGTGCTTGTGGCTGAATATCTGGAACAGAACTACGACTCG GTGTTTGCAGACTACGAGAAGCTGCTGCACTCTGAGAACTACGTCACCAAGAGGCAGTCTCTAAAG ctcctgggCGAGCTGTTACTGGACAGACATAACTTCACGGTGATGACGCGCTACATCAGCAAGCCGGAGAACCTCAAGCTGATGATGAATCTGCTTCGAGACAAGAGCCCCAACATCCAGTTTGAAGCCTTCCACGTCTTCAAG GTTTTTGTAGCGAACCCCAACAAGACGCAGCCCATCATCGACATCCTGCTCAAGAACCAGACCAAACTAATCGACTTCTTGAGCAACTTCCAGAAGGATCGCACAGACGACGAGCAGTTCAACGACGAGAAGACCTACCTAATCAAACAGATCAGGGATCTGAAGAAGCCGGCCTCCTAG